The genome window GCAAATCCTGGGTCGCGCGAACGAATGCTCCAGGGCGTCCGCGGACAGCGTTACGAAGGGTGCTGAAATCGCCACCGGTTTCGGGAGCGAGAAAGATCAGGGCCTGTTGCGCTTCGGCGGGCACAACGACAAAGACACCCTCTTCGCGAACTTCGCGGGTCCAGGTTTCGACACGGCGAAACCAATCGGGCGGCGGCGGATTGGTGGCTCCGCGAAGAAAAGCGACAACAAGAATTAAGTGAGTGGACTGACTATCGGGGAGATCGGGATGAATCCAAAGACGATCGCCAGGCAGAAGATTCGGGACCTGAGCAATAGGAAGAGTCTTGCCTGCACGTTGAACGTGAACATCGACCTTAGGACCAGAAAGGTCAAAAGCCTGGGATTGGGCAAAAGCTGCCACCGAAACAAGGAAGGGCAACAAAAGGGCTGGAACCAGTTTCAGGCGGCGACTCATCTGTGTTCTTGGACGAGGCATACTTCCTATTGTACGGACGTGGCCTCGCGGCAAGCTGGACTGATGTGAGCAATCCTCCGAATTCTCCATGGTGAAAAGAGTACCGCAGGAAATCTTGAAACCAAATTGGGTTAATCCCAAATTAGTTTGACGATATCCAAAATACCGCTTTTGCTTCTCATTGAAATGGATTGAATACCGTTTCCATAATTTTTTGAAGCACATAGAGCTCTGCTCGCGTTAGACTACTTGTGTAAATCCCCCGTAGGGCCCGATTAGCTGTATTGAATTTATTTGGCCGGAGGCGGTCGTCAGATTGAGAATCTTTGCCCCTTGGGTATGAATCTGCAATCTAACGAGGGCAATTCGCTGAAAACATTTTAAAGTGTTGTTGCGATAAATCTGCACCGCACCTATTCTGCGAGATCCCATTCGTCTGCGACAAGAACAAGATAGAACCCTCGCAGACAGAGCGAATCCGGGCTGACAGACTCGGAAATTTTTCATTTTAGCTATGACGCAAGGATGCACCCGGCCAAGCTGGTGGGTGGATTGAAACGAAAGGTAAAAATTTAAGGCTAGTCCTTATTACGCCGCTACAGCAGCCCCAATGTTATGCATCCGGCAATGAAAGGCTCTTTGAAGAGCATTTCCGGGATATCTCTGGGGAACATATCGAGAAGCAACGCAAATCGCTGGCGGTGGTTTGCCCGTACTAAAACTTAGGAGATGACCAATGAAAGCCGCAAAAAATGTTCCAGTGGAAGAAGAACCAACTAACCTCACAATTCCTGAGGCTGAAGAAATGATTGAAGAGGCTCTCGAAGAACTATCTTTTTCCACCGACCCGGGATTGGTTCCTGCCCTGCGCTTTCTGGCACCTCCGGGATACCAGGCGATCGTAGAGCTCTGTGGCGAAAATGGCCGCAGCAAACGGCGCAATGCCGATGCCACGAGCTGGACACCGGAAGAGGATGAGGTTCGAATCTATTTTGAGCGGATCGATGGAAGCGATGACGGCGAGGACGAACGTCCAGCTCCGCAGCCCAGGGCTCGCGCAGCCCGAGCGGCAGCAGCCACCTTCGACGATATAGAGGATGTGGACGGCAACAGCGGCGGCCTTCCTGCAGATGTGGACGAGCGCATCAAGGAACTCTGCGCCACTCTGGCCGAAGCGGAGCGCGGCGGCCATGCATTTATCGCTCTGAAGTGGTTCCGGGACTCATTTTTGCCGCGCAAGGCATTTAGCTGGAATCAGCATCCGGAGTCACGGCAACTCATTCTCGCCGAGGCGATTCAGCGCGGTGTAGTGCTGACGAGCAAGATTCCCAATCCCAAAACACCTGCTTATCCGACGACAACAATTCGGCTGAACAGGGCCGAAGCAGATGTCCCAGACGAAGCACAGCGGTTTCGTCCAGTGGCAGTCCAGGGTGATGGGCTGGTCTCAACTTTGGACGAAGAGGATGACGACCGGGGGAACCTGTGAGCTGTTATTTCCTTGATTCCACAGCTTTTATGAAATTGTTCGTACAGGAAGCCGGGACGGACGCAATTATTCGGCTGATGGAAGCTACAGAGGATAACCGGAAGCTGATCTCGGCTGGCACTCCGCTGGAGGTGTATGCGGCTCTGAAGCGACGTGAGCGCGCAGGCCAGATTTCACCTTCGGATGGAGAATCGGCGCGAGGGATTTTGCGGCTGGAAGCAGCTCGCATGGTGCAGCAGCCCCTGAATCCAGCCGTGCTGGAAGCAGCGCGGCAACTGCTCGACCGGCGCGAACTGCGATCGGTAGAGGCACTCCAGCTTGGCGCCGCAGTCGTGGCGCGGGAGATGTTCCAAGGGATGGAAGTTGTCTTCGTCAGCTCCGACGCGCGTTTGCTCGAAGCTGCGAAAAGCGAACGATTCCGCGTCCTGAATCCAGTGGAAGAAGAAGTCTAAAATCTCTGGGCCTTACGCCAATTGCGCACGACAAAAATTAGAGGGCGAGCAAAACCGATTCGGCGAAGGGGTAGCGGCAGAGAGATACTGCCTGCAGCCTAGGCCGATTTGCGGCGGAACAGTTCGTCCTTCTCTTTGCACCCACAGCTTGAGCAGCTCAGGCAGCAAAAAAGTAATACGGCTACCCCGACAGTGATAAGCACTGCGAGTAGCGTCCCAAACGAAAATAAGGTGTGTGCGAGTGAATGCATATTGCTAACCCTTATCGAACGGAACTTTATCGAGCCAATTCCGATAAATTTTCTTCCGGTTATACCTGCTTTGACGCGTAGACGAACAATTTGTCATGGAACCGCCGTCGCGTCAAGTGTAGCATTGGATTCCCCTACTGAGTATTTAGACGCGTGGACAAAAGTTGTAGTTGCGTGGGAGAGAGAATCTAATTGCACAAAGGCGAATAAATGGCGAAAATAATCAGGTGGAGTATCCGCCATGACCACGACTGCAAACGCGCCTCCCGCCTCTGTATCGACCACCCCCGCTCCTGAGGTGAACTGGCTTTTTCTCGATTTGAACTCTTATTTCGCCTCCGTCGAGCAGGAGGTGCGCCCCGAGCTGCGTAATCGCCCCGTAGCGGTGGTGCCTTCGCTTGTGGATACCACATGCTGCATCGCCGCGAGCTATGAGGCCAAATATCGCGGAGTCAAGACCGGAACGATGGTGAAAGAGGCGAAGCAGCTCTGCCCGGATATTGTGCTGGTGGAGGGGCGGCATGAGCTCTACACCGAATACCACCACCGGATCGTGGCAGCCGTACAAAGCTGCATCCCGGTTACCGCGATTCTCTCCGTCGACGAAATGGCCTGCCGGTTGATCGGTTGCGAGCGACCCGTGTTGACTGCGA of Acidicapsa ligni contains these proteins:
- a CDS encoding type II toxin-antitoxin system VapC family toxin translates to MSCYFLDSTAFMKLFVQEAGTDAIIRLMEATEDNRKLISAGTPLEVYAALKRRERAGQISPSDGESARGILRLEAARMVQQPLNPAVLEAARQLLDRRELRSVEALQLGAAVVAREMFQGMEVVFVSSDARLLEAAKSERFRVLNPVEEEV